In Fibrobacter sp. UWB10, the genomic window ATTTCACCAAATGCAGTGAAATACGCCCGAACAAGATCATCCCCTGCAACCGCTGCGTGGAACTCGCCGGCGAGGCCCTAGATTTTTTAGAGGCTAAGTAAATCCAAAAAGATTCTATATAAAAAACTCCGCAAATCAGCGGAGTCTTTTTTTGCAAAAACACAATTTCGCGAAGTTATATAGGCCTTCGCCTTACTTCACAGCAATTCTAGCCATACGCATTTGGCTATCGCTTTCGACGCGCACAAGGAAATTGCCCCTGTTCAAATGAGCGAGGCTAAAGCTTTTGGTGCCCATAACAGGTTCTACAAAAGATTCAACCAAATGGCCAGTCAAGTCGAACACTTGCACGCGCACCATTGAAGATGCAGGCATCGCGACAGTCAGCATATTATTCACATAGCCAAACTTCACATCATTCATTGCCTCAGCCACAATCTTCGTAGTTACTTCGCTCGAAGACGACTCAGCGGAGCTGCTAGACACAGCAGAGCTAGAAGACGCCTCGGAGCTTGAAGATGCCACAACGCTAGACGATGAAACAACTACAGGCTTATGAGCCACTTCAACACTTGCAAAAGCCGTATCATTGTTTTTTTCGCCCTTTGCGATAACTTTTATTGAATAAGTACCATCCTTCGCATTTTCCGCGACAATTCCATTTATAGTCAAAACATCGTTCTCGACACTTATTCTAAGCGAGCCGGGCAAAGTTTGTTCAAATTTAAAATTGTCCATGTTCTCAGTGACATTCACATTTGCGAACTTGAACACAATCGGCTTTATCGAATCACCTGCAGTAACCTTCTGCTTTTCATTTTCAACAATACTTATCGATGCAACATTCGGGAGACCTTCCACAGAGATTGTCCCTGACAACGAATGTTCTTTCGAATTTTTGTCTTTAACAGTTACCTTATAATCATAATCACCAGACACAACAGTTTCACCCACCGTGCCAGCAATGATTATTGCATGCTCATCTTCATCAATATCGCCTTTAAGGCCGGAAGGCAGTCCACTCACGCCCCATACAGAAATTGCCTCATAATCGAAAACGATCGGCACCATAGTTTCGCCCGCCTTGACACTTTGGTTCATTTCACCGCCAGCCTCATTCCAAGCAAACTTAAATTTTTGTTCTTCCACCTCAAATGTAATTTCCGTCTTCGCGAACTTGCCTTCATCATCTTGAACTAAAATATACGCATCTACCGTTTGGGCAGCGACATTTCTGCTAATCTTCCCAAAAATTTCACAAACCGGCCCCGTCCATTTTTCAGCCAAGCCAAGTTCAGAAATGTTACCAGATTGGTGTTTCGTTTCTTCTATATTTTCATATAAAATTCTGATCGGCGCAATCTCATCGCCCGCAGCCACAGTCTGGGTAAGGCTGCCAGCCAGAACCTGTTGCGTAATCTTTTCCGAAGCCACAAACGATTCCGCGACAGCCGCAGTAGCAAAGAATAAGGCAAAAACCAACGCTATAAACTTTTTCATATAGTCCTTCTTATTTTTGACGCAAATATAAAAATAATGTGTAACGCAGAATTGCAACCCTTATTATCAAAATTCATCTAGAAACGAGCAAGGTCCTAATCTATATCTTGAAACGGAAACAAGTTTCCGACAAGATATGATTACGACATCCTTCGACGAACAATGGGCAAAGCCCATTTCCCGCGCTAAAAGCGCGGAGTCTCAGTAACAAAGAACGCGAGCCGAAGCTGTATAAAACATACAGCGAGAGCTCGCGTGATGCAGTATGACGAAGTTTATAGGCGAATTCTCTTAGGTCGAGAATTTCTTGTTTGTGTGAGCCTCGACCACGTTCACCACATAGTCGCCGAGTTTTTCGCAATCGTTCACCACATCCATGTAGTGCACACCCATCTGGTAGCTGTACTTCTGCGATTCGATATCGGCAATATTTTTCTCCTTGAGGAGCTTGCGGTAATCGTTGATCTCATTCTCCATATTCAGCGTACGGTTTGCGTCGGCAGTCACAGCATCGCTAATGACATCGATCATGTTCGTGAGCGCCTTGTCGCAAAGCTGCATCATGTGCTTGATGCGGTTGTACTGCTCTTCGGTAAAGTCGTCGGTGCTCCTAAACTTGCGGTTAATGGCACGCGCCATATTGTAGCAGGAGTCGCCGATACTTTCAATTTCAGAAATTTCGCGGAGCATCGACTGGATGTTCGTCTTACTTTCGGGACTCAGGCGACCTTCAGAGACCTGGTTCAGGTACTTGGCAATTTCGATTTCCATGTTGTCGCTAATGCCTTCGTACTTCTCGATGCGGGCAAAGAGCTTCACGAAATCGTTTTCGTCCTTCATTTCGAGCAGCTCAGGCACCATGCGGAACATCTTCTGCGTGCGGGTTGCAAACAAGTTAATTTCCTTGCGGGCTTCGAAGAGCGAAAGTTCTGCGGTACTCATGAGACCTGCGCTGATAAACTTGACCTTGAAATCCTCGCCGTCTTCCTTCTCGCGGATAATCTTGCAGATGATTTTTTCCATCGGCTTGATGAACCAGATGAGGATCAGCACGTTGCAGAGGTTGAATGCCGTATGGAAGGCCGAAAGCGCATAAGTCACACGCACGCCTGCCTGCGCAATTTCTTCTTCGGTATGCGGCACGAAGGTCGGATCGAACCCTACGATGCTACACACCATGTTCACGAACGGGCGGAATACAATCAGAATCCACACCACGCCGAACACGTTGAACAGCATGTGGGCCAAGGCGGCGCGCCTTGCCTGCGTACTTGCCGAAAGGGCAGCCAGGTTCGAAGTGACTGTCGTTCCAATGTTTTCACCCATCACGAGCGCAATGCCCTGGTAAATCGGAAGAACTCCGCTACTGCAGAGCAAGAGCGTGATTGCCATGATGGCCGCAGACGACTGCACGCACATCGTAAGGACGCTACCCAGCAACAAGAACAAGAGCGTGCTGAAGATTCCCCAACCGCCGGTCGTCGCAAAGAAGTTGATGACCGTCTGGTTATGTGCCAAGTCCATGGCCACCGCATTTTCACGCAGCGTGGTAAGACCGAGGAACATAAACGCGAAACCGAACACGAATTCGCCGATACTCTTGGTCGAATTCTTCTTGGTGTAAGAAAGGATGATGCCGAGGGCGAAGAAGGGCCACACCACCGAGCTCATATTGAACTGGAAGCCGAATATGGACATGATCCAGGCCGTGGCCGTTGTACCGATGTTTGCGCCCATGATAACAGGAATGGCCTGACTCAATGTGAGCAGGCCAGCGTTAACGAAGCTTACGGTAAGGACGGTGGTTGCGGTAGAAGACTGCACCGAGGCCGTCACAAATGTACCCGTGAGAAGGCCTCCGATACGGTGCTTGGTCATAGTGCCAAGGACTGCGCGGAGGTGACCGCCGGTGAGTTTCTGCAAGCCTTCACTCATCGTCTTCATGCCGAACATGAGGAGCGCAAGGCAACCGATCATTTTAAGAATCATAAGTGTCATAGGACATTCCTACGGAACGCCACTACCGGATCATCGTCGCTGCCTTTCAGCTAGTTCGGGCTCATGGCGGTGAATTGTTTGTTGTAAAGACTACGTAAAATATAGAAAAAGCGCCGTAAAGGCGCTGTAAAAATTTTCTTCTTTCGATATTACAAACACTTACAGGCTACGAACCATGGCAACCGCTTGGCT contains:
- a CDS encoding Na/Pi cotransporter family protein, encoding MTLMILKMIGCLALLMFGMKTMSEGLQKLTGGHLRAVLGTMTKHRIGGLLTGTFVTASVQSSTATTVLTVSFVNAGLLTLSQAIPVIMGANIGTTATAWIMSIFGFQFNMSSVVWPFFALGIILSYTKKNSTKSIGEFVFGFAFMFLGLTTLRENAVAMDLAHNQTVINFFATTGGWGIFSTLLFLLLGSVLTMCVQSSAAIMAITLLLCSSGVLPIYQGIALVMGENIGTTVTSNLAALSASTQARRAALAHMLFNVFGVVWILIVFRPFVNMVCSIVGFDPTFVPHTEEEIAQAGVRVTYALSAFHTAFNLCNVLILIWFIKPMEKIICKIIREKEDGEDFKVKFISAGLMSTAELSLFEARKEINLFATRTQKMFRMVPELLEMKDENDFVKLFARIEKYEGISDNMEIEIAKYLNQVSEGRLSPESKTNIQSMLREISEIESIGDSCYNMARAINRKFRSTDDFTEEQYNRIKHMMQLCDKALTNMIDVISDAVTADANRTLNMENEINDYRKLLKEKNIADIESQKYSYQMGVHYMDVVNDCEKLGDYVVNVVEAHTNKKFST